The Flavobacterium faecale genome has a segment encoding these proteins:
- a CDS encoding HepT-like ribonuclease domain-containing protein produces the protein MMEKSKKYLSDILMAIDLITDFMIGVEDFEAYEKDFKTQSAVERQLVIIGEALNKLRQLETKILIENDKQIISLRNRLVHAYDSIDNAIVWAIVKRHLEKLRIEIEAINNI, from the coding sequence ATGATGGAAAAGAGCAAAAAGTATCTTTCTGATATTTTAATGGCAATCGATTTGATTACTGATTTTATGATTGGCGTCGAAGATTTTGAAGCTTATGAAAAGGACTTTAAAACTCAAAGTGCTGTTGAAAGACAACTGGTTATTATTGGCGAAGCATTAAATAAATTAAGACAACTTGAAACCAAAATTCTAATTGAAAATGATAAGCAAATAATCAGTTTAAGAAATCGATTGGTTCATGCTTATGATAGTATCGATAATGCCATTGTTTGGGCAATTGTGAAACGTCATTTAGAAAAATTGCGAATAGAAATAGAAGCTATAAATAATATTTAG
- a CDS encoding nucleotidyltransferase family protein codes for MKMKESIQAKLSEFLNLCKSHNVVSIYAFGSAVNDSFNEDTSDIDLLIEIESQNPIEKGELLMDIWDKLELFFQRKVDLLTNSSIKNPVLRSNIDATKILLYDGKEQKVSF; via the coding sequence ATGAAGATGAAGGAGTCCATACAAGCAAAATTGAGTGAGTTTTTGAATTTGTGCAAGAGTCATAATGTTGTTTCTATTTATGCTTTTGGTTCTGCGGTTAATGATAGTTTTAATGAGGATACGAGTGATATAGATTTATTAATCGAAATTGAAAGCCAAAATCCCATTGAAAAGGGAGAGTTATTGATGGATATTTGGGATAAATTAGAATTATTTTTTCAAAGAAAGGTTGATTTATTAACGAATTCATCTATCAAGAATCCGGTTCTAAGGAGTAATATTGATGCTACAAAAATTTTACTATATGATGGAAAAGAGCAAAAAGTATCTTTCTGA